One window of Agromyces rhizosphaerae genomic DNA carries:
- a CDS encoding flavin reductase — translation MDTTALTVEPSKWEFRDVMGRFASGVTVITTHEDGRDYGAAASAVSSLSDEPPMLLICLNVASSTAQAIGRSGRFAVNVLAEDSGPLAQHFASKSPDKFGSVTFERGQGDCPLLAGSIAQFECVVEDQVRGGTHLVFLARVLGVSSQPGNPLAYFRGSFGRMETAPDAAALHAVRDYVVNSVSDASTELDADRIAAALELEPSRVFLSLVALSSEGLVRRSGATFEVEPVPDQVIYDYYAAKLAIEIGAAAQTVGHVTPEQLVELRRLMEATLEFVDGEEFVDPEGWIRSNAAFHEYLVGLAESVILTETYKGLRLPALELRTIRRASTKASVKLLEDHSAIVAGYESGDLEGVLRTLAAHAKRPQETRAAVAAAS, via the coding sequence ATGGACACGACAGCACTCACGGTCGAACCGTCGAAGTGGGAGTTCCGAGACGTCATGGGGAGGTTCGCGAGCGGCGTCACCGTCATCACGACCCACGAGGACGGGCGCGACTACGGTGCGGCGGCCAGCGCGGTGAGCTCGCTGTCGGACGAGCCGCCCATGCTGCTCATCTGCCTCAACGTCGCCTCGTCGACCGCCCAGGCGATCGGGCGCTCGGGCCGGTTCGCGGTGAACGTGCTGGCGGAGGACTCCGGGCCGCTCGCGCAGCACTTCGCCTCGAAGTCGCCCGACAAGTTCGGCTCGGTGACGTTCGAGCGCGGCCAGGGCGACTGCCCGCTGCTCGCGGGCTCGATCGCCCAGTTCGAGTGCGTGGTCGAGGACCAGGTGCGCGGCGGCACGCACCTCGTCTTCCTCGCCCGGGTGCTGGGCGTGAGCTCCCAGCCGGGCAACCCGCTGGCCTACTTCCGCGGCTCGTTCGGGCGCATGGAGACGGCGCCGGATGCCGCTGCGCTGCACGCCGTGCGCGACTACGTCGTGAACTCCGTGTCCGACGCATCCACCGAGCTCGACGCCGACCGCATCGCGGCCGCCCTCGAACTCGAGCCGTCGCGCGTGTTCCTCTCCCTCGTCGCGCTCTCCAGCGAGGGCCTCGTGCGCCGCTCGGGCGCGACCTTCGAGGTCGAGCCCGTGCCCGACCAGGTGATCTACGACTACTACGCCGCGAAGCTCGCGATCGAGATCGGCGCCGCGGCGCAGACCGTCGGGCACGTCACGCCCGAGCAGCTCGTCGAGCTGCGTCGCCTGATGGAGGCCACGCTCGAGTTCGTCGACGGCGAGGAGTTCGTCGACCCCGAGGGCTGGATCCGCTCGAACGCGGCGTTCCACGAGTACCTGGTGGGACTCGCCGAGAGCGTGATCCTCACCGAGACGTACAAGGGCCTCCGGCTCCCGGCGCTCGAGCTGCGTACCATCCGGCGCGCGTCGACCAAGGCGTCGGTGAAGCTCCTCGAGGACCACAGTGCGATCGTGGCCGGCTACGAGTCGGGCGACCTCGAGGGCGTGCTGCGCACCCTCGCGGCGCACGCGAAGCGCCCGCAGGAGACCAGGGCGGCGGTGGCGGCCGCGTCCTGA
- a CDS encoding cupin domain-containing protein: protein MRIISGRSGAPSGQAANTFTGEVWADGVVTDRPDVKINNVIFTPCARTYWHSHEGGQILQVFRGRGLVTGGDGETRVITEGDTVWIEPGERHWHGGTVESLMGHTAISLGTTTWLEEVSEADYAAAQG, encoded by the coding sequence ATGCGCATCATCTCGGGCCGATCGGGAGCCCCGTCGGGGCAGGCCGCGAACACGTTCACCGGGGAGGTGTGGGCGGACGGCGTGGTCACCGACCGCCCCGACGTGAAGATCAACAACGTCATCTTCACCCCGTGCGCCCGAACGTACTGGCACTCCCACGAGGGCGGGCAGATCCTGCAGGTCTTCCGCGGCCGCGGGCTCGTCACCGGCGGCGACGGCGAGACGCGCGTCATCACCGAGGGCGACACCGTCTGGATCGAGCCCGGCGAGCGCCACTGGCACGGCGGCACCGTCGAGTCCCTCATGGGCCACACCGCGATCTCGCTCGGCACCACGACCTGGCTCGAGGAAGTCTCCGAGGCCGACTACGCGGCGGCGCAGGGCTGA
- a CDS encoding SDR family NAD(P)-dependent oxidoreductase: METDGSDPASVHVGSTAVTTWGARRFEGRIAAVTGAARGIGRAVAERLLAEGATVYALDRSAERLADAWDDVERATPLAVDVGDSAQVDAAFARIADDHGRLDALVTAAGIADAPWRLGDRGGDPDPGTIDDEAWDLVIRVNLTGTFYSVRAALPLLRANGARGGAVVTLSSVGALAPYPLQAAYPASKAGVLGMTRAIAALVGRENIRVNAVAPAATRTDMLPKDEALLAELVQLQPIPRVVPPSEMAATIVYLCSDEAQFITGQTVSANGGMVM; this comes from the coding sequence ATGGAAACTGACGGATCGGACCCGGCCTCGGTGCACGTGGGGAGCACGGCGGTCACGACCTGGGGCGCGCGACGCTTCGAGGGGCGCATCGCGGCGGTCACCGGGGCGGCGCGGGGCATTGGCCGTGCCGTCGCCGAGCGCCTGCTCGCCGAGGGCGCGACCGTCTACGCGCTCGACCGGTCGGCCGAGCGACTCGCGGACGCGTGGGACGACGTCGAGCGGGCGACGCCGCTCGCGGTCGACGTCGGCGACAGCGCGCAGGTGGACGCCGCGTTCGCGCGCATCGCGGACGACCACGGGCGCCTCGACGCGCTCGTCACGGCCGCGGGCATCGCCGACGCGCCGTGGCGCCTCGGCGATCGCGGCGGCGACCCCGACCCGGGCACGATCGACGACGAGGCGTGGGACCTGGTCATCCGGGTGAACCTGACCGGCACGTTCTACAGCGTGCGCGCCGCACTCCCGCTGCTGCGAGCCAACGGCGCGCGCGGCGGCGCGGTGGTCACGCTCTCGAGCGTGGGCGCCCTCGCGCCCTATCCGCTCCAGGCCGCCTACCCCGCATCGAAGGCCGGCGTGCTCGGCATGACCCGCGCCATCGCCGCGCTCGTGGGCCGCGAGAACATCCGCGTCAACGCCGTCGCGCCCGCGGCCACGCGCACCGACATGCTCCCGAAGGACGAGGCGCTGCTCGCCGAGCTCGTGCAGCTCCAGCCCATCCCGCGGGTCGTGCCCCCGTCGGAGATGGCCGCGACGATCGTCTACCTCTGCTCGGACGAGGCGCAGTTCATCACCGGGCAGACCGTCAGCGCCAACGGCGGCATGGTGATGTGA